One Scylla paramamosain isolate STU-SP2022 chromosome 5, ASM3559412v1, whole genome shotgun sequence genomic region harbors:
- the LOC135100420 gene encoding uncharacterized protein LOC135100420 — protein sequence MASTQRYKQEQVEKAVELVRSKQMSLNAASKTFGIPYATLGDKVRGRRPLQPAPKTVLSMEEEKKLVDWLIEVSQRGFGRTKDDLKDMVKTILDDREERTVFKNNRPGKDWMRAFFKRHPEIRERIGQPLGRERAIVTKDAIGEWFQQMKHYLDTIDPTLLTSPDRIFNADESGFNICPKTKRIISMTGAKHVYSVTSGTRQQVTMLACSSAMGQYLPPLLIFPRDPRFNALEGFEEAFFSKNSKWLDH from the coding sequence ATGGCATCAACACAGCGgtacaaacaagaacaagtgGAGAAAGCTGTGGAGCTGGTAAGATCTAAACAGATGTCCCTGAATGCCGCCTCCAAAACTTTTGGTATCCCTTACGCCACCCTTGGGGATAAGGTCAGGGGAAGAAGACCTTTGCAGCCTGCTCCCAAAACAGTTCTgtcaatggaagaggagaagaagctAGTAGATTGGCTGATTGAAGTGTCTCAACGAGGTTTTGGACGGACCAAAGACGACCTCAAAGACATGGTGAAAACCATTCTCGATGATAGGGAAGAGAGGACTGTCTTCAAAAACAACCGCCCTGGAAAGGATTGGATGCGAGCCTTTTTCAAGAGGCATCCAGAGATACGGGAAAGAATTGGACAACCCCTTGGCCGTGAGAGAGCAATTGTGACAAAGGATGCTATAGGTGAATGGTTTCAGCAAATGAAACATTACCTGGACACCATCGATCCCACTTTGTTGACCTCTCCTGACCGGATCTTTAATGCTGATGAAAGTGGTTTTAATATATGTCCAAAGACAAAGAGAATCATCAGCATGACAGGAGCAAAACACGTCTACTCTGTCACAAGTGGCACACGGCAGCAAGTGACAATGTTGGCCTGCTCCTCTGCCATGGGGCAGTACCTTCCACCGCTGCTGATCTTTCCCAGAGACCCTCGCTTCAATGCGTTGGAAGGTTTTGAAGAGGCTTTTTTTTCAAAAAACTCCAAATGGTTGGATCACTGA
- the LOC135100376 gene encoding anti-sigma-I factor RsgI2-like produces the protein MDDPPYEDWKVLLEKTLQPASQSLPSTSQPASQPLPSTYQAASQTLPSTSQPVSQPLLYTSQAASQPLPSTSQPASQPLPSTSQPASQPLPYTSQPASQPLPSTSQPAPQPLPYTSQPAPQPLPSTKKNSKTIDDYLTLPSFPKKKGLKKTIALVACRMSE, from the exons ATGGATGACCCACCCTATGAAGACTGGAAGGTGTTGTTGGAGAAAACCTTACAGCCTGCCTCACAGTCCCTGCCTTCCACATCCCAGCCTGCCTCACAACCCCTGCCTTCCACATACCAGGCTGCCTCACAAACCCTGCCTTCCACATCCCAGCCTGTCTCACAACCCCTGCTTTACACATCCCAGGCTGCCTCACAACCCCTGCCTTCCACATCCCAGCCTGCCTCACAACCCCTGCCTTCCACATCCCAGCCTGCCTCACAACCCCTGCCTTACACATCCCAGCCTGCCTCACAACCCTTGCCTTCCACATCCCAGCCTGCTCCACAACCCCTGCCTTACACATCCCAGCCTGCTCCACAACCTCTGCCTTCTACAAAGAAAAATTCCAAAACGATTGATGATTACCTCACGCTGCCCTCATTCCCGAagaaaaaaggattaaaaaagacCATCGCA CTGGTGGCATGCAGAATGTCTGAGTGA